Proteins from a single region of Argiope bruennichi chromosome 6, qqArgBrue1.1, whole genome shotgun sequence:
- the LOC129972476 gene encoding dynein light chain Tctex-type protein 2B-like: MSEKKKLNIRPSPDQKFDSASVKAALKELVSEELGDKGYDYIYAPDWTKTLSRKIHDRLKSLVAYHRYKFAVQVVLGEKHGQGMRAASGCLWDEDTDGSATVVVSKETMYCIVSVYAVYCYCYE; this comes from the coding sequence ATGTCTGAAAAGAAAAAACTCAACATACGTCCCTCTCCAGATCAGAAATTCGATTCAGCAAGTGTTAAGGCTGCCCTCAAAGAATTGGTTTCAGAGGAGTTAGGAGATAAAGGCTACGACTATATATACGCTCCTGACTGGACAAAGACCCTCAGCAGAAAGATCCATGACAGGCTCAAAAGCTTGGTAGCTTACCACCGTTACAAATTTGCTGTCCAAGTTGTCCTTGGAGAGAAGCATGGCCAAGGCATGAGGGCTGCAAGTGGCTGCTTGTGGGATGAAGACACGGATGGAAGTGCTACTGTTGTCGTCAGTAAGGAAACCATGTACTGTATCGTCAGCGTCTATGCCGTCTATTGTTACTGCTACGAATGA